Genomic segment of Drosophila simulans strain w501 chromosome 2R, Prin_Dsim_3.1, whole genome shotgun sequence:
GAAAACTTGCTGGCACTCGGGATTTGTTGAAGCAGCTCTTAAGATACTTTTGGTATGCCAATTGGCATTCGGTATCGATTTGGCTTCTGCTTGGCTCGACTTGGCTTGTTACTCTTGGTTATTCAAACTTGTTCAGGCTTTTGGCCACGGAAACCGCGAATTTCGCTCGCCTCATTGAGTTGATATtcgcaattaaaatgattCCCAAGCTGCCACTAATGATCGCAAAGATGAGTTTATAAAAGCGGCGCTTTTAACCAGATAGAATCATTCGAATTTTACAAAATGAATCGAGTTCTAGTGCTATTGGTTGTGCTTAAAATGTTCGCTTTAAGCGAGGTAAGTTGGAGTTCTATAAAAAAGGGATTTGCTTATAAAAGGACTTCTTCTGTCAGTCCCGTTTCGCCAAGATAAACATCAATCTGGGTCTAACCGTGGCTGATGAATCCCCCAAAACGATCACCGAGGACATGATTCGCCTGTGCGGCGATCAAACGGATATATCACTCAGGGAGTTGCACCAGCTGCAAAGGGAGGACTTTTCGGAGCCCTCGGAATCGGTCCAGTGTTTCACACATTGCCTCTACGAGCAAATGGGTCTCATGCACGATGGTGTTTTTGTGGAACGCGATCTCTTCGGGCTTCTTTCCGATGCCAGTAATCCCATCAACTGGCCAGAACGCCAGTGCCACGCGATTCGTGGCAGTAACAAATGTGAGACGGCCTTCAAGATTCACCAATGCCGACAGCAGttgaaacagcagcagcagaactcTTTTGCCACCAAGGAGGTGGAGGTCACCACGACACCAGCTGGATCCGATGAACCAAAACCTTAGAACTTTACACAACATTTGGTGGCGGTATATGGGTTTAACaattaca
This window contains:
- the LOC6733925 gene encoding general odorant-binding protein 56a, with amino-acid sequence MNRVLVLLVVLKMFALSESRFAKININLGLTVADESPKTITEDMIRLCGDQTDISLRELHQLQREDFSEPSESVQCFTHCLYEQMGLMHDGVFVERDLFGLLSDASNPINWPERQCHAIRGSNKCETAFKIHQCRQQLKQQQQNSFATKEVEVTTTPAGSDEPKP